Part of the Rhodopirellula islandica genome is shown below.
CGCCGGTTTCGTCCAGTCCTTCCTGAGTTGTCAGGCGTGTTTGCAGCAACACGCTGGTCGACGTGACCTCCCCGGACATCACGCCTTGGCCTAAGAAGCGTTGCTGGGCTTGCACCGACAAGGAGCCGATGCCAAACGCGAGAAAGGTTAGAGCGAGACGTCGCAGCATCGTGTTGGCTCATCCAAGGAACGTCGGATTTTCAAACTCAACCATCGAGAAAGTCACTTCCCTGAGGCGGTGGCATCTTCCTCGAGTTGGCCAGCAGCCCAGAGGACGCCTCGTGAGACGAGGTCCATGTAGCGGGCATCGGCGACGGTTTCATTTTGGTGACCGAGCGATGTGCTGAAGATCCGGGTTTTGTTGGGACCGTATTCGTTGGTCCAAGCAACCACGGCGGTGGCTTCCTGCGGTTTCGCGTTGGGGTTCTTCTTCAATTGTTTCTTGTTGGGCTGCGTTTCTTGCACGCCTTGGATCAGTGCCGAGGCGCCGTCAAAGACGCGGATGTTGTTGTAGAGTTCTTCGTCGATCGTGGTCCAGTCTTCCATGCCGGCGGTGATGGGGTGTTGCTCGAGGTGTTTGATATCGATCGGAAATCGAGGGCCGTGACCGGTCGATTGAAGTCCGAGCATTTCGTACCAGCCAGCGTTGTCGGCACCGTCCTGAACGGGTTTGCGGAAGTCGTCCCAACGATAGCTGTGCATCGCGCAGTGAAGGTTCACTGCTGGAACGCCGTCGAGGTGTTGTTTCAGGATGCGACCGACGTAGGGTTTTTCAGTGACATCGGCGGAGCACTCGTCGTGAATCACCACGTCGTACCCATCGGCCCAGTCATCCGATTCGTAGATGTCGAACCGCGCGCGGGTGGTCGTGTTGTCACTGAGGACCACCGTCACCTTGGCATTGATTCGCTCTTCAATGCCTTCTTGGAGGATCTTGGTTTGGGTGGTGTAGTCGTGACAGCAACCGCCCGCGACGAGCAGCACCTGAAGCGGTTTCTTCTCGGACGGTTGAGTGGCTTCGTCTCCTTGAGAAACGCCCGCTGCGAACAGAGGCGACAAAAGGGCGGTCAAGGCGACAAGGATGAACTTTGGCATCGTGATCTGAGCTTGCGGTAGGGCGAGAGGTTGGAAGGTTTCTCATTGTAAACGACCATCCGATGATTTGGTTGGGGTATGGTGTTTTCTGCTGGAATCCGCCCCCTTGACTGTTCAATGCCATGAGCCCTTGTCGTCGCCGAAGAATCGAGCGTTCCACCCCAGTTCGAGAGTGGAGGAAGTTCCGAGCGGCCGTGTGGGGCATGATCGTTTGGGGCGTGTTGCTGAGTGGTTTTTTGACGGGGATGCACCCTGCCATCGGAGATGAGTTGGATCCGGTCTCGACTCCCCTGCAGGCTGTCCCGGTGGGCGCCATTGAGCCAGCGACTCGGGCGGAGGTGTACGGCGAAGGGGTGAGGTCGACGGAGCATCGCACACCACAAGAGGAGTTGGCGGGGTTTCATTTGCCGCCTGGTTTTGAGATTCGGCTGTTTGCGTCGGAGCCCCAGATCGCCAAACCACTGAACATGGCGTTTGGCTCCGACGGACGTCTGTGGGTGACAGACAGCGTCGCGTATCCCTACCCAGTCGCAACGAACGAGAAAGGTCCTGACTCAGTCAAAATCCTGGCAGACACCGACGCCGATGGAACCGCCGATTCGATCACGACCTTTGCCGATGGGTTGAATATTCCGATGGGGATCTTGCCGTACGGGGAGGGGTGTTTGTGCTTTAGCATTCCGAACCTCTGGTACCTCCGTGACACCGATGGTGACGGGAAGTGCGATGAACGAGAAGTCATTCTGGGGCCGTTTGATACATCACGCGACACGCACGGAATGATCAATTCTTTGCGGGATGGTGGTGATGGATGGATTTATGCCTGCCATGGTTTCAACAATCAAAGCCGTGTCGCGGGTGCAGACGGGCACGTTGTCACGATGCACTCGGGGAACACCTTTCGATTTCGCCCCGATGGAAGTCGGGTGGAATTGCACACGCGGGGTCAGGTCAATCCGTTTGGGATGACTCGCGATGAATGGGGCAATTGGTATTCGGCAGATTGTCATAGCAAACCCATCAGTCAATTGGTCGCCGGCGCTTGCTACCCGAGCTTTGGGAGGCCGGACGATGGGCTTGGGTTCTTGCCGCCAATGATGGATCACTTGCATGGCAGCACCGCGATTTCAGGTCTTCAGTACTTTCCGCCGGATTCGCCGATCGTACCTCTTCGAGGTCGCTTCCTGAGCGGCAACGTGATGACCTCACGACTGAATTGGAACGAACGCGAGTTCGTGGGTGCGACCGCGAAAGGCCGGGCTCTGCCCGATTTTTTAACCAGCGATGATCCTTGGTTTCGACCGGTGGACATTCAAGTCGACGAGGAAAACAACATTCACGTGGCTGATTTTTACAACAAGATCATCGGGCACTACGAGGTGCCGCTGGAGCATCCAGGACGTGATCGAACCAGCGGGCGGATCTGGCAAATTCGCTACACGGGCCAACGAACCAAGGGGCATGACTTGTTCAGTGATGAGCAGCAGCTGGTCTCGCAAATCCGGATGAGTTTGGAGCCCAATCGCAAGCGTCTATCGTTGGAAGAAGTCCGTGGGTACCTGACCCACAGCAATGCACACGTCGTGCGGATGGCAGCGGAGTGCATCGGCCGGCGGGGGGACGCTTCGGACGTGGTGCGTTTGATCGAAGCCTTGGCGGGAGTCCATCAAGCGGATTCTGTTGGACGGCAAACGATTCGCATTGCCGTTCGAGATTTGTTGCAGCGAACGCCCGAGGACGATTCGTTTTGGAAAGCAGTGCCCGATGCCGAAACCGCTTCGGTCATGCTGGGGATCAAGCGAAGCCAAGTGGTGGAGCCGATTTTGGCCTATCTGCAGGTGGCATCGCAGGAGGCTGACAAGCAGGCAGCCAAGGAAGCCCTGTTGAGTCATGCTGTGTCGTTGGCCGAGCCAACCCAGATGGAAGCATGTGTGGAATTGGCGAGGCACGTCGCCGGTGACAACACGGACCGGGCGTTTGAGTGGTTGCGGCTGATTCATGACGCAGGAGGATTTCAATCGGAGAACGTCCCGCCTTCCATTCGAACCTGGGCGTTGGGGTTGGTCGAGTCCGAGTGGAATGATTTGACGGCAACCGGCGACGTTTCTGTGGCTTGGTTTGGGACTGACGAACAGAGCTGGTCTCCTGAGTCGCGTTTGATTTCCGTGGCAAGTTCGAACGCGGAGCGTGATGAGTTTGCGGAGTTGATGAGCAGCTTTCCGCTTGGGGAGTCCTACACCGGAACTTTCGCAAGCGATTGGTTTGCAGCGCCGGAGCAGATTGAATTCTGGTTGGCGGGCCACAACGCTCCTCCAGGCCAGCCCAACCCTGGGCAGAACTTGGTTCGGCTTCGTTCCGCCAAGACCGGTGAAGTGTTGAAGCAGGTTTTACCACCTCGGTCGGACGTTGCTCGGCGAGTCGTTTGGGACACCCGCGAGTTGGCAGAGCGAACGATTCGCATCGAAGTGGTCGACGGTGACTCGGGGACCGCTTATGCCTGGTTGGCGACTGGAGGATTCAGTCCCGAGCGGATTGGTCCTTCGGAGTCAGCCACCAAGTGGATGCGAATTCTCGGGTGGGTGGAGCGTCTGAAACTGAGCGAACTCAAGGGGGACCTGAAGCAAGTCTTGTTGGACAGACGCCACGGTGTGCTGACGAGATTGCGAGTCGCCAACACGCTCGCGAAATTGAACGGGGAGGCTGGTGTTGGAACACTGGCTGAATTTGTGGCGACCGAGTTGGTGCAGGTGGAGTTGGCCGAGTCGCTGGTGGAGACCGTTTTGAGCAAGCAATGGGATGCGACGGAATCGCTGGGAAAGTTAGGGCCGCATCTGAACGCATCGCAGCAACGCCAGTTGGTTCTGGATTGGATTGGAAACGGTGGCGAGATGGATCCACTGTTTTCCGCCATGGAATCGGGGGCCTTCGCCGCAGTCGTCTTGGTCGATCCGGATGTTCAGCAAGCGATTGGGCCGCGGTTGAATGAAAGCTTGCAAGGCAAGCTGGAAGAGCTGACGGAAGGGATCGTGTTTGATGCAGGGAGAACGGAGAAGCTGAACGTGTTGCTGGCGTCCGTGCGCGAACTGGAAGGCGATGTGGCGAGAGGGAAAGCTGTGTTCACGAAGCAGTGCCAGACGTGTCATCAACTGCACGGCGAAGGGATGTTGGTCGGGCCTCAGTTGGACGGAGCGATCACGCGAAGTGTGGAGCGTTTGATGGAAGACGTGGTGCTTCCGGATCGGAACATTGATCAAGCGTTCCGAACGCAGAGTTTGTTGCTGGATGACGGCCGTGTGTTGGTCGGATTGGTGGCCAGTGAAGATGACGAGGTCATCCGGCTGACCACGTCGGATGGAAAGACTCAGGAGGTGCCGGTCGACCGTGTGGAGATCCAGCAGGTGTCGCAGCGATCGTTGATGCCCAACAACTTTTTAGAGCTGATGACTGAGCGTGAGTTGGTGGATTTGATGGCGTACTTGAAGTCATCGCCCGGGCATTGAGAGAACCTTTTCGCATCGGTTTAGGCATCGCGGAACGCGTGCTCGGTCCTCTCTGAAGGAGAGGGCGAAACGATTTTTGACTCCGCTTTTCGGCGGATTTCCACAGGTCGCACCTCTCCCGAAACGAAGTTTGGGGAGAGCGATATACCAGGTCGAGCGACGCCGTTCAGGCGTACGCGCGGGTGAAGGACGGGCATGGGACGCGGCGTGAATTGCCCTCCCCCGGAAAGCTCGCTGAACGCTCGCTTTCCGACCCCTCCCGTTTTCAACGGGCGTGCAGTTTTCTGGTGCTGGGTTTTGGCGGGTTTCTGCAGCAACCACCCATCACAACCCGACGCGTGAGCGAGGGACGCCCCCAACTCCCACGACGGCCCCATCCGGGGCGATCCCCAGACGCCCGCCACCATTTATTTTTCGAACGTCCCAAGGGAGGGTGATAATAAACGCTTGGCGACACGGTACTTCAAAACTGCACGACCTCTTCAACGGGCGAGGTGTGCAAGACTTGACGAGCACAGCCCTTCAAAACTGCACGACCTCTGCGTGTGGGTAGGCGTGGTTTGGGGTGGCGGCGACTCGCTGGGGCGCGGGCGATGTGGTGGAGTACGAGTTCAGGCCTGCGCATGAAAAACCCCGGCATCGAATTCGATGCCGGGGTTTGAGATTCATTGAGTGAGACTTCGCGAGCGAAGTGATCAGTCGCGTCCGCCGCCGCTTCGACGTGGGCCGCGTCCGCGACCTCCGCCTCCACCGCTTCCGCCACTTCCACTGCTGCTGCCGCGTCGACGACGTGGGCGATCTTCTCCGTCGCCGCCACCTTCTCCGTCGCCGCCGCCTTCACCTTCAGTGGCCAAGGGATCTTCTTCGCCCAGCTCTTCGAGAGCTTTGCGACGGCTGAGCTTCACGCGATCGTGCTCGTCGACATCGATGACCAGGACCTTCATGGCATCGCCGACGGCGATCACTTGATCCAGGCTGCTGATGTATCCGCCACTCATTTCGCTGATGTGAACAAGTCCATCGCGACCGGGAAGGATTTCAACGAACGCACCGAACTCTTTGATGCTGCTGACGGTTCCGTCGTAGATCTTGCCGATCTGAACGGTGGCCGTGCAGGCTTCGACTTGACGCATGGCTTCTTGCGCCGATTCTTTGTTGCTGCTGGCGACCAAGACGGTGCCTTCATCATCGACTTCGATGACCGCACCGGTGGACTCTTGGATTCCACGGATGTTTTTGCCGCCAGGGCCGATCAAAGCACCGATCTTGTCGGGCGAGATCTTGGTGCGAAGCAAGCGTGGTGCGGTTGGCGAGATTTCGCGACGAGGACGCGGAATGGTCGTCAACATTTTCTTCAGGATTTCGATCCGAGCTTCACGCGATTGTTTCAGCGTGGCGCGGATGATGTCGTTGGTGACTCCTGTGACTTTCAGGTCCAACTGAATGCCGGTGATCCCGTTTTGGGTACCAGCGATCTTGAAGTCCATGTCGCCGAAGTGATCTTCGGTTCCGAGGATGTCGGTGATCAAGCACCAGTTGTCAGGGCCGTCTTGGACCAAGCCGACTGAGATCCCAGCGACAGGGTTGCTGATTGGCACACCGGAAGCCATCAGGCCGAGGGTCGCACCGCAAACGGAAGCCATCGAGGAGCTGCCGTTGGATTCAGTGATGTCACTGATCACGCGAATCGTGTAGGGGAAGTCATCGGCGGAAGGAAGCACTGGAGACACGCTTCGTTCAGCCAAGCAACCGTGTCCGATTTCGCGACGTCCAGGACCACGGATTGGGCGGCATTCGCCAACCGAGTACGAAGGGAAGTTGTAGTCCAGCATGAACTTCTTGCTGAACTCATCTTGCAGACCATCGACGCGTTGTTCGTCGCGGCTGGTTCCCAAAGCGATCGTGATCAGGGCTTGGGTTTCGCCGCGTTGGAACAGAGCCGAACCGTGAACGCGTGGCAACAAGTCCGTTTCGCAGTGGATTGCGCGAAGCGAGTTGTGGTCGCGACCATCGGGTCGGGTGCCAGCGAGGATCAGGTCACGAACGACCTTTTCTTCGAGGTCGTGCCAGACCGATTTGAAGCGGTTGCTGCAAACGGCGTCCGAAGCGTTGGGATCAGGAATGACGTCTGCCATGGCCCGATCACGAACGGTACGAACGGCTTCGGCGCGAGCCTGCTTGCCCGATGTTTGCTGGGCAGCTTTGAAGTCGTTGTAGTAGGTGTCGGTCAGACGTTGGAGCAACCCATCGTCTTCGGGAGCTTGGTAAGGAGTCTTTTCTGGGTTGACCTTTTGGTACAGCTCTTCCTGCAGGTCGATGACTTCGCGGATGACATCGTGAGCGAATCCAATCGCTTCCATCATCTCGTCTTCAGGCATTTCGTTGGCGAAGCCTTCGATCATGGCAACCATGTCACGGCTGCCGCTGACGATCATGTCCAACTCGCTTTGTTCGAGTTGATCAGCGGTTGGGAAGGCGACCAATTTGCCGTCGACCTTGCCAACACGAACGCTGCCCAGAGGGCCTTTGAATGGCAGGGGGCTGATGTGCAGAGCGGTGGCTCCACCGATCATGGCCAACACGTCGCCATCGTTTTGCAAGTCGCTGGCGATCACGCAAGCTTGGACTTGAACTTCATCTTTGTAGCCTTCGGGCCACAGGGGGCGGATCGGGCGATCCATCAAACGCGAGCTGAGGATCTCTTTGGTGCTTGGACGGCCTTCGCGTTTCAGGAAGCCACCCGGGAATTTACCAGCCGCAGCCAAACGCTCGCGGTAGTCACACATCAAAGGGAAGAAATCGATTCCCGGACGCGGCGTGCCCGATGCGGCTGCAACCAGCACAACGGTTTCGCCATATTGAACCAGCACACTGCCGGCGGCTTGTTTGGCGATGTGCCCTGTCTCGAACGACAGTACCGAATCACCAATTTTTCGCTCCACGCGAACTTTTTGAACACTCACAACAACAACCTCTTTTCCTGCACTTACACAACAAACAACAATTGGAACGGCTTTTCTGCAGCCGGCCCGTTTTGCATCCCTGGCCAACAAGGCCTCGTCAGCCACAACGGCTGATGGGAAAGTGTGGTGACCCGGTCACCACAGAACAAAATGAAGAACCTCAAGTTGGTCGAACGACCTTTGGGGTTCGTGACAATCAAACATGGGCTTGGCTTGATTGAATCGCAATGGCGACCCGGAGGTGCCACAAGGGAACTGCTTTGACGAGGCGACAAGATGCAGCCGGACCGGCTGCCAATACAGGGACGCGTCAAAGTAGAGCCAGCGAAACGGCGATCGCGTTCGCTGATTTGGAAGGGGGGATTGAAATCCAAAGAAAGGATCTTCCCGAATGCGTTGTTGAGTCGCAGTCTAGCTACGACTCCACCCCGCCCCGGGACCAAAGAGCCCGGGGGGACGCACGCCACGTGGCCGCGGCCACGCCGTCGACCACCCGGTCACACAATTATTTGCGGATACCAAGTTTTCCGATGATATCCAAGTAACGTTGAGGGTCTTGCCCACGAACGTAATCCAACAGACGGCGACGTCGGCTCACCAAACCAAGCAAACCACGACGCGAGGCATAATCCTTGCGGTGAGTTCGCATGTGTTCGGTCAATCCGTTGATTCGTTCCGTCAAAATCGCGATCTGCACTTCAGGAGAACCAGTGTCTCCAGCCGCGGCGCCGTGCTCGCTGATTACTTCTTCTTTCCGTTCTTTCGAAATCGTCATACCGACTGATGCTTTCCTGATCGTTTGTGATCGCGGTGGACCAATGTTTCTGAATCGCAGGAGTTTAGCGTGCCCCCCTGCGAACGCAACGTCAAATTCGCTGCCGTGGGAAAATCGGCTCAGTAGCCGATTCCAGCTCGTAGGATAAACGCTTCATCCAGGCCTGTGTTGCCCAAGACCGATTGTTCGTAGAGCAATTCTCGATCAAAGGAGATGCCCGCCTCGATGAAACCGGAGCGTTGGCCGGTTTGCAGCAATTGCGAGTTTCCCCACTCGAACCCGAACATCGCGTTGATCTGGTTGATATCGACTCGTTCGCCATCCGAAGCGAGCGCAGTATCGCTGAGCGTCCAAGAATCGCCGCCGTATTCTCCGGCCAAGTACCACCAAACGTCACGGGTGCCGATCGTTCGCCAGTATTTTGCGAGTTTGGGTTCAGGGAAGTAGATGTCAAATCGAGTGTACGGATTGGGTTGCCACAGCAGTCCCCCCGCGGGAAGGAGTTTTGTGTCGAGACGGTCCAGGTAGTACACGCCACCCTTGAGTGTCGAGGTTGGAGTCAAGCGAAACGAGGCCAACGCCTTTCCCAAAACACGGATGCTGTCGCTGTTGAAGGTGTCAAAATCGGTGTACGCCCCCACTCGCACGCCCAGTTCGGCACCGACGATCTGATTGGGATCGGTTTGCCAGCCAAAGTCGAGGGAAGCGGCGTAGGCACTGCTCGGCAACATTCGGGTCGGGGCACTCGCGGGAGTGGCGGGGCCATCGAACAAATACAGCGAGAAGGAGGGGACGACGAACAACGGCCGTGTGCTGAACAGAAAATTGGGCCAAGCGAATCCAATCGAGGCGTCGGTTTGGTTGTAACCCACTTCGGTGGGACCGTCGCCACCGCCAATGTATGTGTGGCGAAGGCGGGGCCCATTGAGCATTTGGTAGGCACTGATGGCTTCCGGGGAACTGAAGCCGCCCGGGAACAGACTCGAGGGGGATCCTGAGAAACCACCGGGAAACAGGGTCGAGGGAGATCCGGAGGGGTACGCGGCGGATGGATAAGGATTGAGACTTGGTGGCGCGAGTGCGGAGTTCGGGGAGACGGTTCCGCCCGCGTAGGGCATTCCGGTTCCAGGATAGGTTGGTGCGGCACCGGAGTAGATCGATCCGGCGTCGTAGGGAACCGCGGTCCCACCGCCATATCCCGTTGCGAATCCACTGCCTTGGTAGGCGGCGCCCTGGTAGGGAGCCGTGGTGGAACCCCCGCTGAACATGCTGCCGGAGAACAATCCGTTGAGCAGGCCACCGTTGGGATAGGCGGCGTTTCCGGTGGTTGAAGTCAGTGGAACAGGGGCTCCCAGCGGAGTGGTCCCCGGAGGAGCCGTGGGGGTGTACTGAGGAACCGCGAAGGAATTGGGGGCGGAGGCCGCCGAGGCGTAAGGATCGAACAGCGAGCCTGAAACTGGCGCCGTGTTGGGTGGCGGTGGGGTCGCGAAATTGGGGCTGGCATAGATCGAACTGCCGTAGCCGCCACTGGCCGCTGGAGGGGTGGTGCCGGTTTGACCGTACGGCGAGGTGCCGATGGCGGGCGATTGAATCGGAGCGAGATTGGTTTGTGGGGTTTCGCCGTAGTTGGTTTGCGCGATCGAAGGCGCCGAATCCACCACGACCACGACGCA
Proteins encoded:
- a CDS encoding ThuA domain-containing protein, producing MPKFILVALTALLSPLFAAGVSQGDEATQPSEKKPLQVLLVAGGCCHDYTTQTKILQEGIEERINAKVTVVLSDNTTTRARFDIYESDDWADGYDVVIHDECSADVTEKPYVGRILKQHLDGVPAVNLHCAMHSYRWDDFRKPVQDGADNAGWYEMLGLQSTGHGPRFPIDIKHLEQHPITAGMEDWTTIDEELYNNIRVFDGASALIQGVQETQPNKKQLKKNPNAKPQEATAVVAWTNEYGPNKTRIFSTSLGHQNETVADARYMDLVSRGVLWAAGQLEEDATASGK
- a CDS encoding PVC-type heme-binding CxxCH protein, with protein sequence MSPCRRRRIERSTPVREWRKFRAAVWGMIVWGVLLSGFLTGMHPAIGDELDPVSTPLQAVPVGAIEPATRAEVYGEGVRSTEHRTPQEELAGFHLPPGFEIRLFASEPQIAKPLNMAFGSDGRLWVTDSVAYPYPVATNEKGPDSVKILADTDADGTADSITTFADGLNIPMGILPYGEGCLCFSIPNLWYLRDTDGDGKCDEREVILGPFDTSRDTHGMINSLRDGGDGWIYACHGFNNQSRVAGADGHVVTMHSGNTFRFRPDGSRVELHTRGQVNPFGMTRDEWGNWYSADCHSKPISQLVAGACYPSFGRPDDGLGFLPPMMDHLHGSTAISGLQYFPPDSPIVPLRGRFLSGNVMTSRLNWNEREFVGATAKGRALPDFLTSDDPWFRPVDIQVDEENNIHVADFYNKIIGHYEVPLEHPGRDRTSGRIWQIRYTGQRTKGHDLFSDEQQLVSQIRMSLEPNRKRLSLEEVRGYLTHSNAHVVRMAAECIGRRGDASDVVRLIEALAGVHQADSVGRQTIRIAVRDLLQRTPEDDSFWKAVPDAETASVMLGIKRSQVVEPILAYLQVASQEADKQAAKEALLSHAVSLAEPTQMEACVELARHVAGDNTDRAFEWLRLIHDAGGFQSENVPPSIRTWALGLVESEWNDLTATGDVSVAWFGTDEQSWSPESRLISVASSNAERDEFAELMSSFPLGESYTGTFASDWFAAPEQIEFWLAGHNAPPGQPNPGQNLVRLRSAKTGEVLKQVLPPRSDVARRVVWDTRELAERTIRIEVVDGDSGTAYAWLATGGFSPERIGPSESATKWMRILGWVERLKLSELKGDLKQVLLDRRHGVLTRLRVANTLAKLNGEAGVGTLAEFVATELVQVELAESLVETVLSKQWDATESLGKLGPHLNASQQRQLVLDWIGNGGEMDPLFSAMESGAFAAVVLVDPDVQQAIGPRLNESLQGKLEELTEGIVFDAGRTEKLNVLLASVRELEGDVARGKAVFTKQCQTCHQLHGEGMLVGPQLDGAITRSVERLMEDVVLPDRNIDQAFRTQSLLLDDGRVLVGLVASEDDEVIRLTTSDGKTQEVPVDRVEIQQVSQRSLMPNNFLELMTERELVDLMAYLKSSPGH
- the pnp gene encoding polyribonucleotide nucleotidyltransferase, whose protein sequence is MSVQKVRVERKIGDSVLSFETGHIAKQAAGSVLVQYGETVVLVAAASGTPRPGIDFFPLMCDYRERLAAAGKFPGGFLKREGRPSTKEILSSRLMDRPIRPLWPEGYKDEVQVQACVIASDLQNDGDVLAMIGGATALHISPLPFKGPLGSVRVGKVDGKLVAFPTADQLEQSELDMIVSGSRDMVAMIEGFANEMPEDEMMEAIGFAHDVIREVIDLQEELYQKVNPEKTPYQAPEDDGLLQRLTDTYYNDFKAAQQTSGKQARAEAVRTVRDRAMADVIPDPNASDAVCSNRFKSVWHDLEEKVVRDLILAGTRPDGRDHNSLRAIHCETDLLPRVHGSALFQRGETQALITIALGTSRDEQRVDGLQDEFSKKFMLDYNFPSYSVGECRPIRGPGRREIGHGCLAERSVSPVLPSADDFPYTIRVISDITESNGSSSMASVCGATLGLMASGVPISNPVAGISVGLVQDGPDNWCLITDILGTEDHFGDMDFKIAGTQNGITGIQLDLKVTGVTNDIIRATLKQSREARIEILKKMLTTIPRPRREISPTAPRLLRTKISPDKIGALIGPGGKNIRGIQESTGAVIEVDDEGTVLVASSNKESAQEAMRQVEACTATVQIGKIYDGTVSSIKEFGAFVEILPGRDGLVHISEMSGGYISSLDQVIAVGDAMKVLVIDVDEHDRVKLSRRKALEELGEEDPLATEGEGGGDGEGGGDGEDRPRRRRGSSSGSGGSGGGGGRGRGPRRSGGGRD
- the rpsO gene encoding 30S ribosomal protein S15; this encodes MTISKERKEEVISEHGAAAGDTGSPEVQIAILTERINGLTEHMRTHRKDYASRRGLLGLVSRRRRLLDYVRGQDPQRYLDIIGKLGIRK